A portion of the Macaca mulatta isolate MMU2019108-1 chromosome 4, T2T-MMU8v2.0, whole genome shotgun sequence genome contains these proteins:
- the MRPS10 gene encoding small ribosomal subunit protein uS10m isoform X2, with protein MAARTAFGAVCRRLWQGLGNFSVNSSKGDTVKNGGFLLTNMKWVQFSNLHVDVPKDLTKPVITISDEPDTLYKRLSVLVKGHDKAVLDSYEYFAVLAAKELGISIKVHEPPRKIERFTLLKSVHIYKKHRVQYEMRTLYRCLELEHLTGSTADVYLEYIQRNLPEGVAMEVTKTQLEQLPEHIKEPIWETLSEEKEESKS; from the exons ATGGCGGCGCGGACAGCGTTCGGGGCCGTGTGCCGGCGCCTCTGGCAG ggatTGGGGAATTTTTCTGTAAACAGTTCTAAGGGCGATACAGTCAAAAATGGTGGCTTTCTTCT TACCAATATGAAGTGGGTACAGTTTTCAAACCTACATGTTGATGTTCCAAAGGATTTGACCAAACCTGTG ATAACGATCTCTGATGAACCAGATACATTATATAAGCGCCTGTCGGTTTTAGTGAAAGGTCACGATAAGGCTGTATTGGACAGTTATGAATATTTTGCTGTGCTTGCTGCAAAAGAACTTGGTATCTCTATTAAAGT ACACGAACCTCCAAGGAAAATAGAGCGATTTACTCTTCTCAAATCAGTGCATATTTACAAGAAGCACAGAGTTCAGTATGAAATGAGAACACTTTACAGATGTTTAGAG TTAGAACATCTAACTGGAAGCACAGCAGATGTCTACTTGGAATACATTCAGCGAAACTTACCTGAAGGGGTTGCCATGGAAGTAACAAAG acACAGTTAGAACAGTTACCAGAACACATCAAGGAGCCAATCTGGGAAACACtatcagaagaaaaagaagaaagcaagtcaTAA
- the MRPS10 gene encoding small ribosomal subunit protein uS10m isoform X1, whose protein sequence is MAARTAFGAVCRRLWQGLGNFSVNSSKGDTVKNGGFLLSTNMKWVQFSNLHVDVPKDLTKPVITISDEPDTLYKRLSVLVKGHDKAVLDSYEYFAVLAAKELGISIKVHEPPRKIERFTLLKSVHIYKKHRVQYEMRTLYRCLELEHLTGSTADVYLEYIQRNLPEGVAMEVTKTQLEQLPEHIKEPIWETLSEEKEESKS, encoded by the exons ATGGCGGCGCGGACAGCGTTCGGGGCCGTGTGCCGGCGCCTCTGGCAG ggatTGGGGAATTTTTCTGTAAACAGTTCTAAGGGCGATACAGTCAAAAATGGTGGCTTTCTTCT CAGTACCAATATGAAGTGGGTACAGTTTTCAAACCTACATGTTGATGTTCCAAAGGATTTGACCAAACCTGTG ATAACGATCTCTGATGAACCAGATACATTATATAAGCGCCTGTCGGTTTTAGTGAAAGGTCACGATAAGGCTGTATTGGACAGTTATGAATATTTTGCTGTGCTTGCTGCAAAAGAACTTGGTATCTCTATTAAAGT ACACGAACCTCCAAGGAAAATAGAGCGATTTACTCTTCTCAAATCAGTGCATATTTACAAGAAGCACAGAGTTCAGTATGAAATGAGAACACTTTACAGATGTTTAGAG TTAGAACATCTAACTGGAAGCACAGCAGATGTCTACTTGGAATACATTCAGCGAAACTTACCTGAAGGGGTTGCCATGGAAGTAACAAAG acACAGTTAGAACAGTTACCAGAACACATCAAGGAGCCAATCTGGGAAACACtatcagaagaaaaagaagaaagcaagtcaTAA